CGAAATTCCTTTAGCATTACAAGCTCAAAACCTTGATCAGCTAACTTGCGAACATTTAAAACTTCCTTGTCGTGAAGCAGATATGACAGAGTGGAAAGGCCTTGTTAATAAAGTGAAAAACCTTTCTGGTAAAGCAACGATTGCTCTTGTTGGTAAATATGTAGAGCTACAAGATGCTTACATTTCTGTTGTTGAATCACTTCGCCATGCAGGCTATGATTTTGATACAGATGTAAAAATCAAATGGTTAAATTCTGAAAACATTACAGAAGAAAATGTAAAAGAAGAACTTGCAAATGTTGATGGAATTATTGTACCAGGAGGATTTGGAGATCGTGGAATCGAAGGGAAGATTACAACGATCAAATATGCTCGTGAAAATAAAGTACCATTCTTTGGTATTTGCTTAGGTATGCAGCTTGCATCTGTAGAGTTTGCTCGCCATGTTTTAGGTCTTGCTGATGCTCATTCAGCAGAGATTGCACCTGAGACAACAAGCCCAATTATAGACCTTCTACCAGAACAAAAAGACGTAGAAGATTTAGGTGGAACACTTCGCCTTGGTTTATATCCATGTAAACTTGTTGATGGTACGTTAGCACAGCAAGCATACAAAGACGAAGTGGTATATGAACGCCACCGCCATCGCTATGAATTCAATAATGAATTCCGTCAAGCAATGGAAGATGAAGGTTTTGTTTTCTCTGGTACAAGCCCAGACGGTCGCCTAGTGGAAATTGTAGAGTTAAAAGACCATCCTTGGTTCTTAGCTTGTCAATTCCACCCAGAGTTCACATCACGCCCAACGCGTTCACAACCTCTATTTAGAGAGTTTGTACGTGCTTCAATTGAGTTAGGTAAAAAACAATAATAAAAAAGCAGCTGATAATTATCAGCTGCTTTTTTTTATTCGTATTCTTCCATCATTTCTTTTATTGTAAATAGTACGGCATAGTAAGCATAGAGGCCAACCATTGTAGAAGGAAAACCAAAGCGCTCTCCATCCTCACCAGGGATAAGTGGTTTAAGAAGTTTTGTATCAATATGTACATCTGAATAGTTAGCTGCAGTTTC
The sequence above is drawn from the Priestia filamentosa genome and encodes:
- a CDS encoding CTP synthase; the encoded protein is MTKYIFVTGGVVSSLGKGITAASLGRLLKNRGLSVTIQKFDPYINVDPGTMSPYQHGEVFVTDDGAETDLDLGHYERFIDINLNKYSNVTTGKIYSTVLRKERRGDYLGGTVQVIPHITNEIKDRVFRAGKETNADVVITEIGGTVGDIESLPFLEAIRQIKSDIGRDNVMYIHCTLVPYLKAAGEMKTKPTQHSVKELRSLGIQPNVIVVRTEMPISQDMKDKIALFCDIDTKAVIEAGDAETLYEIPLALQAQNLDQLTCEHLKLPCREADMTEWKGLVNKVKNLSGKATIALVGKYVELQDAYISVVESLRHAGYDFDTDVKIKWLNSENITEENVKEELANVDGIIVPGGFGDRGIEGKITTIKYARENKVPFFGICLGMQLASVEFARHVLGLADAHSAEIAPETTSPIIDLLPEQKDVEDLGGTLRLGLYPCKLVDGTLAQQAYKDEVVYERHRHRYEFNNEFRQAMEDEGFVFSGTSPDGRLVEIVELKDHPWFLACQFHPEFTSRPTRSQPLFREFVRASIELGKKQ